In Primulina huaijiensis isolate GDHJ02 chromosome 4, ASM1229523v2, whole genome shotgun sequence, the DNA window gtccactaatttttttaaaatcacatatatGTGTGAATCTTGTCCATTCAAAACCATGTGGGGCAGTGCCCCCACATGTATCATCGAAGTTACCCAAACATATGACCATCCCTTagttttttgaaattatattactgaatattttattttcttcttataTTTCTAGTAAACTTTCCTAAAAAATGTATGCGATGAAAACTTCACTTTTAAGTTATAATCATCAGCCTCAAATGGCCGAGGATATCACATGCAAATGTATTCCCATGCGATAAAGATTGTGGGTTGCACGAAGACCCTCCGCACGATTAAGTgccaatttttctttaaaatttttttttaaaaaaaatttaacggTCAAATTTTTTTGTCCGAATCAACGACCAGCAATAGCTggcctttattttttttagtatattaaaaaatgtttaaattaaaagaatatatatataaataaaaaaattatagaaaaattataaaaaaagacTTGATAGAAGTTAGGGGAATGGATTCTCTACTGTAGGCATCCCCACAGTAGGGATGGTGtgccacaaaaaaaaaaattttaaaaacttttatatatattttttatttctttttttttttccttttttggattttttgttttaatcttTCTTTTACTCCcactcaaaattttcatttttaaatatttttttgctctttttaaaatatattataattctttcttttttcatttttgaactttttgtttctctttctcttttttttgacattttgtTTATCTCATTTGTTTTGAAAGTAAAACATATTGTATGTTCATATTTTCTTGATTCGCCCATTTTCATCAATACTCAAACAAGATTAAAAATTTGTGTTTTCGTCAGCAATTAATTCTACCAAAAAACATCGAATTTTCATCAATGTGGTAAATACTTGGTCCTACAAATAAgaaggaggaaaaaaaaagttcaaaaatagaaaaagaaaaaattataatatattttaaaaagagcaaaaaatatttaaaaatgaaaattttgagtgGGAGTAAAAGAAAGATTAAAACAAAAAgtccaaaaaaatgaaaaaaaaataattaaaaaatatatatataaggttttaaaaaaaattttgtggcACAGTCGATGCCCACAGTAGAGGATTCATTCCCATATATTAGTAGTTTACATGATAATACATAGTGGAAATTTTCAACTTTTTAATCATATGTAATTTAATTATgcgtattttgttttttaatttttttattgtattttaaaatttaattatgtataattgtattttcttaaaattatttgtatttataattttgttttaatcattttgtttcttaaatacaaagttatttaataaaataaaaattttatatttcaatagCATTTCTATAATTTCAGTTCAATAATGAACATGAGATTAAGTTTTGCAATGCTGACATTAACTGGTCATGCTAATGTTAGCGTTGATAACTTCATGATGAGTTACTCCCTCGATTGGCCAATTTTTTTATGGAGTAAATATATTGTGAAaagatctcacgaatctttatccgtGAAACGAGTCAATtatgctcatatttacaataaaaaataatatttttgacctaaaaataattattttttatgtgtgACCTAAATAGAATATCTGTATGACAAAAGTAATCTGTGATACTGTcttacatgagtttttgtgttccATGACATGTGTcccatttatttcttttttctattcctttattttttttgccttttttgttttttgtttttcttctttcttgtcctttcttattttctctttttcaaCATGAAAGAttgattgtttttatttttgtttttctttttatttgatattttcttatgaaattgaattttatttttaccatttttaaatattaatatttacaaataagaATTTCACTTTAAATGGTAAACTTTAAACTGAAAAGATAAAGAGTGAAAGAAAAATtagtatataattttattgatatttcaaatttactAATGATCTAACTAATACATGTTAGTCAAATTGgatattttttttgataaaatctaattaatattatgtattatgcaatgccccataCAAAATTtctaggaaaaaaaatattgatcttATATTCTCAAATTCACATGTGAGGTGTTTAACTTGATTACTTTTAGGTACATTCATCACAAATATGTTTCAAGTGTACACTTTTTATGACAAGGAGTTATTATATGATGGTAAAAGTTGTCCTAAAATCATCTCCaggaaaatatttcaattacAAATAGTAACAAAACATTTGCaatgaaatttataataaaattattataatatgtttttttccgAGATAATGACACACGGATATGCATAGACTCGTGTTCTTTGACGATCTTGGAAAATTTTTGTTGTTGGTGTTTTTACTGCAAATTTTGATTGTGGTGTACATAGCGTGTCACACAACTGGTAACTTTCTTTCGTTTTTTCAactattgatattttttgtattGATGTTAGTTATGTTTTTCTGGTTTAGACTAGATTTATTTTGTATTAATTCAAGATTTTCAAATCGATCTACTTCTTGTGTGAACAAGTCCGATGAATTTTGTATGTTTATTCAAATGCTAACAACTTTCTTtctaatcaaatttttatttgccacatttgttatgaatttctcaCAAATACTATTTTAGCATGCTTTGCCGATATTGGATTTTAcacaatttatataaaaaaatgtccgatataactttaataaaatttgttttctttattttttgtgtTGGCGAAGCTATTTAATACATCTAGTAGTTCGATTAATAGCATTTTTCTTTCATTAAGATGGAACACTTAATCGTTTCCCTTCGATTTGTACTGATTAAACCCCCGAACTAATGCAATAATATGCATAATAAGCTAGTAATGTAAAACTGTACTGGGCAAGACATGTGCGACATGATCGCTCAAGAAAGTGTTGGTATGTGAAATCAAACTCCTGATCATTGGTCAAATGCTCACACATTCCACCAACTCAAACACCTCTCAAAGTGGATTAGTATCATTCTTGCATCATACCTTGGTTTTTCGGCTAaatcgttaaaaaaaaaaagcgaaacattattttagaaatatataatctttACTCTAATGTTTTctaatattctaaaaaaatatataatatatattctaaaaaaatgtgatcatagaaaaaataatttattataatgaaaaaaattgcaaactatgattttaaaataaataaccaacttcgaagaaaaataaataaataacttaaaaataatatgacaAGGTACAATACCATGATCATCTATAATATGTTCCACGATAACCAAGTTGCAGAAAACGACAAAAAACAATACttttattcatgttttatatatatactaggtGTTCGAACCTCAATATTTGAGGTGTTTACCCAGATTTGTTGCGCAAtatatgatgtttttttttgttgcatATTGACTGACAtactgtaatttaaaaaaaaatgttggtcGACTAAAGTATGGTTACAGAATAGGAATAAAGTGTAGATATTATAACAAtatgataatttgtatatatGCAATGGTTTTTTTGTGAGTAGCACGCacttaaaaaacataaaaagttTAGTTATTTTTGTAGTATTATGCGCTGGTTTCATTCTTGGTCTTCAGTTGTTGCGTTGGACCTGCAAAAAAAAACCCGATAATAAAGTTAGTTAATTTGTAGCATTTTGGTTGAGATCCAATtataaaaagttaaataaatGCGAACGATATTGTTTAAAAACTTTAAGTATATAATGTTAAAGAACTGAGAATGAACAAATTATTTCgcttgtttaaatttttaatatcgTTGCAAACTTAACTATTTGAACGTATTTGTGTCTAaacattaatatattttgaaaactaatattatttttttattttttttcgaatATATCTATAAAACAAAGCTTGTAAATAGTAGGATGTAGTCAAAATTAAGAACGAGCTAGACATATCAGGCATTAGGTAAGTGTGAGTAATATCGTAACTTATTTACATACTTAAATAGTTGACAATGGATATATTAGGGGGAAAATACAACATGTTAATGACATGAATAAAAGTTAGTTAGAACTgtaaaaaaataacttaaactGATATAAAGAGTGAGGTAAAAATAAgtattataaataaatgttttgttgaattttattcaaAGTTTTTAGTAACcccatattaaattttttgtaaatgaACTATTATTAGTACTTAAGATAAATGTTTAACTATTTACTCAATGTACATACTGAGATTGGCGGATAATGTTGAGATTTAGTTCTGTCTCGATATCGGCTGCATAGTCTATTAGAAGAGAAAGCTTTGACTCCATATTAAGTGCTTTTCGGAAGATGATGGCCCATACTGAGTTCGAAAAAAGCCTTTTCATCAGTTCCTCGACTTCTTTTTCAAATAGAAAATTGTAGTAGCATTGGCTGCAATCGATACATTCACAGTAACGATTGTTTTCCATTAGAGTTGGATTTAAAAAAGTAATTCTAAACTTTGAGGAGAAAGTGTTGGGATTTTTGAATATTTAGCCGTAATGTAAAAGAAGGCAAATGATGTTATATAAATTGTATGCGTTAGGGTGAGTCATAGATAAACTATGACACATGTGTGCTTATTTTGAGCCACCTCAGTAAAAATAGATTAACTCTGTTTAACTGTTGACAAGTGTAAGGGGCTGAGTTAGGTGTGCATGTTGTGGTGTCGAAGGtatgttttttttgtaattataaatgtttttttgtttttttgattTGTTTGAGTTCACTAAACATCGCAGCAGttgttattttatttggtttacaaaaataatacaataatatttaattggCAGCTGAGAGTAAAATAGATACGCTATATATATAAAGCTGGAAAGTTTTGGCTATGATGCCGCATAACAAGGCATCATTTAATGTAATTTAAATGATTTGTAGGTGTTAAGATATTTTGTaggtgattatattattttgaaaatgtcGATGTGGATACCTTTTTTAATtcgttcaaattttcaatacaaTACAAACTGCGGAAAAATTTTCCGTATggattttttgttaaaatttggATTAATTTTTCTATAAGGCTTGCCTTAAATTTCGAATTAACAGACACTCGATTTGACGTTTTGTGTTCAGTATCAAAGAAATACAGCTGTAGgttttttggatttttgttGTCTGGCGGTATTAATTGGTCTATAAAATGATAAAGCTGGCCTTGTACACGAAATGTATAAATTCCAGCATTTCTTCTAGCTAAATTCTCGTCACAATGTACTCCCATTGACGTGAAAGCAAACATGTTATTGTAACTACGAACGCATGTATTAAACTCTTTTGCATCGTCGTCATTACCAATATACAATTGAATCAAATCAGAAGGCATTTCTGAACATAAAAGATTTATTTCTCCCGATGAACAACAAAATGTTGGTGGTTCGCCATATATGCGCCGAGCACCACAATATTTACAATCCGGCACATTAGGTAGCACATCTGGAGTACTTGCTATACATAATAATAGGTCAACCTTAGAATTTTCTACGTCCAGCTCATACACACCTTGTGACTTATTTAGTTTGTGTCGTTGCATATTTTTTTCTAGCTTACGATCATTGAAACAAGCATATTTTCGTTTATGAGAGTTCTTAGTCATGTTTATATCtactgatttttctttttcctgtTGTGACATCATGGCTAATTTATAGtatcaagaaaatcaaaattttctaaactTCAGCCTATCAGTATACCGATATAAGAAAATGTGAGATATAACTAGCTATGACAAGAAGAAATAAAAAACCAAAGTGAGATATTTCATATGATTTGGCAGTGTTAGTTAGTATTTGTTGATTAGTATTAGtcattaacacacacacacatataggCATAAAGTGTTATGAGAAATAACACGTTTTCCTTCTTGTATAAATACTCTGTAAAGCTACAAGCAAAAAGCAGATTGAAGAAATAAAAAGGCGAGACGGTTTTCCCTCCACATTATTGTAttcaacatggtatcagagcattggAATGATCAACTCGCTTAAGGATTCAATTGAGATTGATCCACACGAAGTCTTCCATTTGATTGCTAGGTTTGATTAGCGCAGAGCAATTCCAATTGCAATGGCCGTGAATCCTAATTTCAACGATCCGTTGTTTCTCCACCCTTCGGACACTCCAGGTATGAATCTTGTCACCGATCAATTGATAGGCACTGAGAATTATGGTGTATGGAGTCGCGCAATGTTGATTGCACTGCGtgcgaaaaataaaattggatTCATCGATGGCACATGTGTGCGTCCGGTCACTGGATCTCCTACACTGCAACAATGGGAGAGGTGTAATGCTTTGGTGCTGTCATGGATCATTAATACGGTTTCCAAGGATATATTTCGAGGTATCGTATATGCCACTGAAGCCTCTGTGGTGTGGTCTGATTTAAAGGAACAATTTGATAAGGTGAATGGATCGCGGATCTTTGCCTTGCATCGAGAAATTGGAAGGCTCACGCAAGGAGAGAGTACCATTTCAGTTTATTTTTGCAAATTGAAACAGCTGTGGGATGAATACTCTTCCTTAGTGACTTTACCTTCCTGTGAATGTGCGACTGCTCGGAAATATCTTGAACATGAAAATCAACAGCGACTTCTTCAGTTTTTAATGGGATTAAATGAAAGCTACCTTCAGATTCGAAGCCAAATCCTCATGATGACTCCTCTACCATCAGCAGGACAAGCGTTTTCAATAATATCTCAAGAGGAATCTCATCGAGCTATACTCTCTGTGGATGCtccagctgctgtatttttttctCATCAAAATCGTCGACACTCACAACAAAAGGAAATCCTCAAGTGCGACTATTGTAATTGGAACGGTCACACGCGAGCTACCTGTTATAGGCTCAATGGATATCCTCCAGGTCATAAAATGTTCAAACCTCAAGGAAAGGGTATTCCTCAGAAAGCTGTGAAGACTAACAGGCAGCAATGTGATGCGAATATGGTTGAATTTGACTCATCCAGCATACCAACAGAAACAGCTCGTGATGCTCAAATCTTCAGTCAAGCTCAATATGCTGAGATTTTAAAGCTGCTGGGTAGATGCAATGCAGAATCTCCTCATGACCCTATGGTTAATATGGCAGGTACAAGGCAGAAAAGCTCCTTATTATTGTCTCAATTGACAAAGGTTCCCTGGATTATTGATACTGGGGCAAATGAGCACATGGTAGGAGATTCATTAGTCTTGCAAAATTCTAAATCCATAGCTGATTCTTCTGGGACAGTTGGTTTGCCTAATGGTAGTAAGATTTCCATTAGTAAATCAGGTTCTTTACACCTTACAGACTCGATTATACTGAACAAAGTCCTGCAAATTCCTGATTTTAGATTCAATCTCCTTTCTGTTTCTAAACTCACCAAAGAGCAGCAATGTTTTGTTACATTTTACCCCCAATTTTGTGTATTTCAGGACCTCAAAACTGGCCAGATAATGGGGATTGGTAGAGAACGCAATGGACTTTATCACCTGGACAACACCAATGATTTACATGCTGGTTTTTCTTCATTATCTCATGATTCTGCCCCTAGTCTTAAGTTTCGATGTAATACATTGACAGTTGATAATGCACTAGCTTGTTCTTCAATAAGTGATTCCCTTTGGCATAAACGTTTGGGTCATATATCTGTTGATAGAATGAAACTTTTACCTTTCATATCTAAATGTGATTCTATGCCTCATTGCTCTATATGCCCACAATCCAAACAAACCCGCCTACGATTTCCACATGCAAGTACTTCTAAAACTTCTTGTCCTTTTGAATTATTGCATGTGGATATTTGGGGACCGTTCAAAACACCAACATACAATGGAGAAAGGTATTTTCTTACCatagttgatgatttttctagagGGACTTGGGTTTTTTTGATGCATTTCAAGCTTGATGTCTTACGcattcttaagaattttttcTTGCTCATACAAAACCAATTCAGCATGTCAGCTAAGGTTATTCGCACTGATAATGCATCTGATTTCTTCAAGCTGGAATGCACGGTTTTGTTTCAATCTCTTGGCATAGTACACCAAAGCTCTTGTCCATAtacaccacaacaaaatggtATTGTGGAACGTAAGCATCGACACATCTTAAACATAGCTAGGGCCTTGAGATTTCAGTCATCCCTTCCATTAAAGTTTTGGGGTGATTGTGTTTTGACAGCGGTCTACTTAATTAACCGCAGTCCTACTCCTTTCCTAGAAAACAAAACACCACATGAAATCTTATTTCATAAGGTTCCATCATTTGATCACCTCCGAGTGTTTGGTTGTTTATGTTATGCTACCAATCTAACTGTTCAGCACAAACTGTCCCCTAGAGCTTTATCATGTGTATTCTTGGGATATTCGAATACACAAAAGGGATATAAATTGCTCAATCTTCACACCAATAAGATACTCTTCTCGAGAGATGTGGTATTTCATGAGGGAGTATTTCCCTTTTCCGCGCCTACTCAGCAGCCTCCCATCTTTCCTCATGATCCCACCGTTGATCATGATccaatttcattttatcaaCCTGCTGTTCCTGAACAAAACCCCCCACTTCCTCGAAGATCATCTAGGCAGACAGCACCACCTATTTGGACTAAAGACTACACCTGTCCCACCTTGTCACACAGTCATTTAGCCAAGTCCAACTATCCTATCTCAGATTATCTTACATATTCAAGATTCCATCCagcttatcaaagttttttggCATCCATTTCTTCTGAAAAGGAACCTCAATACTATCATGAAGCTGTCACTGATCCTAGGTGGAAAAAGGCTATGGACTTGGAACTTGCAGCCCTTGAATCTAATCATACTTGGGATGTTGTTACCCTTCCTACCAACAAGAAAGCAATAGGTTGTAAATGGGTATACAAAATTAAACACAAACCTGATGGCACCGTGGATAGGTTCAAGGCAAGGCTTGTGGCAAAGGGATATACACAACAACAAGGCATTGACTATCACGACACATTTTCACCCACGGCTAAGATTGTGACCATCAGATGTATGTTGAGCCTGGCAGCGGTTAGGTGCTGGAATTTACACCAAATGGATGTCACGAATGCATTTCTTCAAGGAGATTTAGATGAGGAAGTATATATGGATCTACCTTTGGGTTATAGAAAACAGGGGGAGTCCAAAGTTTGCTTGCTAAAGAAATCATTATATGGGCTGAAACAGGCTTCGAGGCAATGGAATCATAAGTTCTCCAGCATCATGAAAGCTGCTGGTTGTGTTCAGTCGCAACATGACCACTCCTTGTTTATTAAACAAACTGCTGGTTGCATAATCCTATTGCTTGTGTATGTCGATGACATCATAATAACAGGTGATAATGATGCCTCTATCGAGGAGTTGAAGACATTTCTTCATTCCAGGATACACCTCAAGGATTTAGGTCCATTGCGATATTTCTTGGGGATTGAGATTGCCCGATCTCGTGATGGAATCTTCCTATGCCAACGCAAATACACATTGGAGTTAATTTCTGAAATGGGTTTGAGTGGTGCTAAACCATGCGCTACACCTATGGAGCAAAACCTTAGACTCACCACTCATGAACTTGATCATGTTATTCAACAAGAAACTTCATTAAAGAAAGTTGATGATTTGCTGCTGGATTCCAGTGTGTATAAGCGAATTGTGGGAAAGTTGATATATCTCACTGTCACTAGACCTGATCTCTGCTATGTGGTGCAGAATCTCAGTCAATTCCTACATTCACCCAAGAAATCTCACATGGCAGCGGCTATTCGAGTTGTGAGGTACCTCAAAGCCACGCCTGGTTCGGATATCTTGTTATCTGCTCACAGTGCTCTTTCCCTATCAGCATACTGCGACTCAGATTGGGCTGCATGCCCTATGTCTCGAAGATCACTAACAGGATATTGTGTAAAGCTAGGAGATTCATTGGTGTCATGGAAGACTAAGAAACAAAGCACCGTTTCTCGTTCATCTGCTGAAGCGGAGTATAGGGCGATGGCTACTGCTTCATGTGAAATTGTATGGATTACTGGATTACTTCGAGATATGGGAGTATGCATTGCCGAACCAGCTATTTTGTATTGTGATAACATGGCAGCAATGCACATTGCTGCCAACCCACTCTATCACGAGCGGACGAAACACATTGAAATCGATTGCCATTTGATACGCGAAAAGATTCAAGCCAATCTGCTCAAAACTTCTTATGTTCGTACAAATGATTAACTTGCGGACATTTTCACCAAGAGCTTGGGAAAGGATCAACATGCATACTTAATGTCCAAGATTGGTGTTTTAAATCTCCACCAATCTTGAGGGGGAGTGTTAGTTAGTATTTGTTGATTAGTATTAGtcattaacacacacacacatataggCATAAAGTGTTATGAGAAATAACACGTTTTCCTTCTTGTATAAATACTCTGTAAAGCTACAAGCAAAAATAAGATTGAAGAAATAAAAAGGCGAGACGGTTTTCCCTCCACATTATTGTATTCAACAGGCAGCACAAAAGCTAATAATCAAAATCTATGCATACTAATAAACATAAACAGAAAAACCGACATATATAACAAAAAGCCACGGGTGCTGAAATATGAACTAAAAACTTCGTAATAAATTAGCAAACATGTACGTAGTGTGAGTGGAAGAAATAGACATAGGTTTTATTTGTTGAAGCTTCTCAATGATGACACAGCTAGGCCAATGTAGCAATCCCAAAATAAATCTGTATATTACCATAAGGGAAAAGTGTTTGAATGCAGTAAAATAACAGAAAATTAGTTCACAAGCATACAAAAGGAGTTAAAACCATAAGCTACATAGTAAAGAGAGCCTGAGTATATAGGTTGCTGATTTATTACAACAGCAGCTCATTTTTTGGTAATAAATAATGTGAGCGCTGCACCATGTCGCGGTTAATTAGCCATTCGTTCAAACAACAGACATACAAgtcatgttaattattaattaaatataaaatcttaaGTTGGCTGACAGTGCCTGTAGCAGTGATATTGCTTAGAGAGAGGCTGTTTCTGAGCTGTCTTTTGGAGAACCAAGTTATAACCACCGAAATTAGCAAGAACGCGAAAGTAATAACTATCACCAAAACAGAAAATAACAAAGATTTGAAGGCGCTGAATATTcgaagaaaccacacttttaaAGTCTCACCGAATTTCAACATTTAACCTTTTTTTGACCGGTAAGACATTTTCTCCTGACTTCACAGTATTTTTTACTCCCGAATAAGGGGAAAAAGTATACATTTTCatgtcaaaaaataaaagaacaaTAAAATAACCTAAATGGTTTATTTCCTCAAAGACAACGGAGGCAAATTTTGCAGATAAAAAGCAATTGGCGTAAAAACCTTTCACAGGCAAAATTAAAACTCTGAACCCTTCTATAAAATCCAAATTAGTCCCTGGCTGAGCGAAGTAAAAAATAAACAGGAAAACCAAAAAAATCGTTAACCATAAGAAAACACATGCACGCAGAACATGAAATCAAAGTTTGAAAAAGTACTCCAACAATTCCTTGACAAAAACCACATCCCCAGCTGAAGCAGCACTGAACAAAAGTCAACCACCATACCCAACCCTGATCAAAGAATTGTGCCCTTTGTCTATTTCACATTCCTCAAGGAGTTTTTGGGCAACTTGGGACCTACATTTGGCAACATCATTAAACTTTTCCTCATCGTCCCACACGATTTCCAGCTTTCGAATCCTTGGGAAAGAGGTCAACTTAATGAAAAGGTTTGGGTCAATGTAGAGAAGCTCTCTAACTAAATCATAATGACCATTTGCAGCTGCCTAATCAATTGGGGAAGCAAACCACTATTGGTCTCCAGTGCTTTCCCATCTTAAGGGAAAGAAATGGGAAGGCAT includes these proteins:
- the LOC140975647 gene encoding uncharacterized protein — its product is MARVLKQRSPFCLFTPVCSSSLRKTIFGPLKHRPALCLKEKARNSQCYYNFLFEKEVEELMKRLFSNSVWAIIFRKALNMESKLSLLIDYAADIETELNLNIIRQSQSNATTEDQE